A section of the Amycolatopsis sp. AA4 genome encodes:
- the purU gene encoding formyltetrahydrofolate deformylase, giving the protein MLTFGCPDRTGIIARISGFLADHGGMIVEAAYHTDPDSGWFFTRQVVRADSLPFDAEGLRERFGAVARELSAESSWQVRDTGERPRAVVLVSKAGHCLYDLLGRVASGELDVDIAAVIGNHDSLADITRAHGIPFHHVPFPAGDPDGKAAAFAQVRELVDAHDPHAIVLARFMQVLPADLCAAWAGRALNIHHSFLPSFIGAKPYHQAHTRGVKLVGATCHYVTADLDAGPIIEQDVIRVDHGDSVQDMVRKGRDIEKVTLARGLRWHLEGRVLVHGNRTMVL; this is encoded by the coding sequence GTGCTCACCTTCGGCTGCCCCGACCGCACCGGCATCATCGCCCGCATCTCGGGCTTCCTCGCCGACCACGGAGGAATGATCGTCGAGGCGGCGTATCACACCGACCCCGACTCGGGCTGGTTCTTCACCCGCCAGGTCGTCCGCGCCGATTCGCTGCCGTTCGACGCCGAGGGATTGCGCGAGCGGTTCGGCGCGGTCGCCCGCGAACTGTCCGCCGAGTCGAGCTGGCAGGTGCGCGACACCGGCGAGCGGCCGCGCGCGGTCGTGCTGGTCTCGAAGGCCGGGCACTGCCTGTACGACCTGCTCGGCCGGGTCGCCTCCGGGGAACTGGACGTCGACATCGCCGCGGTGATCGGCAACCACGATTCGCTCGCGGACATCACGCGCGCGCACGGGATCCCGTTCCACCACGTGCCGTTCCCGGCAGGCGACCCGGACGGCAAAGCGGCCGCGTTCGCCCAGGTCCGCGAACTGGTCGACGCGCACGACCCGCACGCGATCGTGCTGGCGCGGTTCATGCAGGTGCTGCCCGCCGACCTGTGTGCGGCGTGGGCCGGACGCGCGCTGAACATCCACCACAGCTTCCTGCCGTCGTTCATCGGCGCGAAGCCGTACCACCAGGCGCACACGCGCGGCGTGAAGCTCGTCGGCGCGACCTGCCACTACGTCACCGCCGACCTGGACGCCGGGCCGATCATCGAACAGGACGTGATCCGCGTCGACCACGGCGATTCGGTGCAGGACATGGTGCGCAAGGGCCGCGACATCGAGAAGGTGACCCTCGCCCGTGGCCTGCGCTGGCACCTGGAAGGCCGTGTTCTGGTGCACGGCAACCGCACCATGGTGCTCTGA
- a CDS encoding DedA family protein produces MELLEHVTELIRGTLGSPWLWVLVFAIAGLDALLPFMPSETTVVTVAVLIGPDLGRLALLVVVSAAGAWAGDCLGYAVGRAAGPRAVAWLQRGPSGRQRYEWARDQVRRQAPLLIIAARYLPGGRVASALANGSLGYPLRRFVPLDALGAALWSLYSALIGLAGGAAFADRPGYGLLLSLLLGLLLVVLIEFGRRVRVRRLRSGHGRATSAGSDRHPRRPDQGRDARRGSGRAGPELSEVDGAGPGDTPDGGALVHGRGDHRPEC; encoded by the coding sequence GTGGAACTGCTGGAACACGTCACCGAGCTGATCCGGGGCACGCTCGGCTCGCCCTGGCTGTGGGTGCTCGTGTTCGCGATCGCCGGGCTGGACGCGCTGCTGCCGTTCATGCCGAGCGAAACGACCGTGGTGACCGTCGCCGTCCTGATCGGACCGGACCTGGGCAGGCTCGCCCTGCTGGTCGTCGTCTCGGCCGCCGGCGCGTGGGCGGGCGACTGTCTCGGCTACGCCGTGGGCCGCGCCGCCGGACCGCGCGCGGTCGCCTGGCTGCAGCGCGGACCGTCCGGACGGCAACGCTACGAATGGGCCCGCGACCAGGTCCGCCGGCAAGCGCCGCTGCTGATCATCGCCGCGCGCTACCTGCCGGGCGGCCGCGTCGCGAGCGCTCTCGCCAACGGCAGCCTCGGCTATCCGCTGCGCCGGTTCGTTCCGCTCGACGCCCTGGGCGCGGCGTTGTGGTCGCTGTACAGCGCGCTGATCGGGCTCGCTGGCGGGGCCGCGTTCGCCGATCGGCCGGGCTACGGCCTGCTGCTGTCGTTGCTGCTCGGGCTGCTGCTGGTCGTGCTGATCGAATTCGGCCGACGGGTGCGCGTGCGCAGGCTACGGTCAGGGCATGGACGCGCCACGTCTGCTGGAAGCGATCGACATCCACGCCGACCGGATCAAGGCCGCGACGCTCGCCGCGGGTCCGGCCGCGCCGGTCCGGAACTGTCCGAAGTGGACGGTGCAGGACCTGGTGACACACCTGACGGCGGTGCTCTCGTACACGGTCGCGGCGATCACCGACCGGAATGCTGA